The following proteins are encoded in a genomic region of Pikeienuella piscinae:
- the ribD gene encoding bifunctional diaminohydroxyphosphoribosylaminopyrimidine deaminase/5-amino-6-(5-phosphoribosylamino)uracil reductase RibD: protein MTQARGEDRRWMAAAIALARRGVGRVWPNPAVGCVIVSGGRVVGRGWTQPGGRPHAEAMALAAAESLSPGAARGATVYVSLEPCAHFGRTPPCADALIAAGVARVVAPMEDPDPRVSGGGFARLRAAGLAVETGLMAAEAASVNAGFLMRQRARRPFLTLKLAATLDGRIATASGESRWITGPAARARVHLLRARNDGVLVGAATARADDPALDIRIPGLQDHAPLRLVIDAALTLPPTLKLAAPSQAAMAWRLHDRNIAGAAADWGEPVAIAPGTDGRLDLHDMMAVLGARGLTRVLCEGGGRLGAALLRAGLVDEMVWFSAGAAIGAEGAPALGPLGLAHLAGAPRFDPVHHERLGKDLMSVWRPRRET, encoded by the coding sequence ATGACGCAGGCGCGCGGCGAGGACCGGCGCTGGATGGCGGCGGCGATCGCGCTCGCACGGCGCGGAGTCGGCCGGGTCTGGCCCAATCCAGCCGTCGGCTGCGTTATCGTGTCAGGCGGACGCGTGGTCGGTCGCGGCTGGACGCAGCCCGGCGGACGCCCGCATGCGGAGGCGATGGCGCTGGCGGCGGCGGAGTCGCTCTCGCCCGGCGCGGCGCGGGGCGCGACCGTTTATGTCAGTTTGGAGCCCTGCGCGCATTTCGGCCGCACGCCACCCTGCGCCGACGCGCTCATCGCCGCCGGCGTGGCCCGTGTCGTCGCGCCGATGGAGGACCCGGACCCACGCGTCTCGGGCGGCGGCTTCGCCCGGCTCCGCGCCGCCGGACTCGCTGTGGAGACCGGACTGATGGCGGCCGAAGCCGCTTCGGTGAACGCCGGCTTCCTCATGCGTCAGCGCGCGCGCCGCCCCTTTCTCACGCTGAAACTGGCGGCGACGCTTGACGGACGAATCGCGACCGCCTCCGGCGAAAGCCGCTGGATCACCGGCCCCGCCGCGCGCGCTCGGGTTCATCTGCTGCGCGCACGCAATGACGGCGTGCTCGTGGGCGCCGCGACCGCCCGCGCCGACGATCCGGCGCTCGACATCCGCATCCCGGGGCTACAGGACCACGCGCCGCTCCGGCTGGTGATCGACGCCGCGCTCACGCTCCCGCCAACGCTGAAGCTCGCGGCGCCCTCTCAAGCGGCGATGGCGTGGCGTCTCCACGATCGGAACATCGCCGGAGCCGCCGCCGATTGGGGCGAACCGGTCGCGATCGCGCCGGGGACAGACGGTCGGCTCGACCTTCACGACATGATGGCGGTCCTCGGCGCACGCGGACTGACGCGCGTCCTGTGCGAGGGCGGTGGACGCCTGGGCGCGGCGCTGCTTCGCGCCGGTCTCGTCGATGAAATGGTCTGGTTCTCGGCCGGCGCCGCGATCGGCGCCGAGGGCGCGCCAGCCCTCGGGCCACTCGGTCTCGCGCATCTCGCCGGCGCGCCACGCTTCGATCCCGTTCACCATGAACGGCTCGGCAAGGACCTGATGTCGGTCTGGCGGCCCCGGCGCGAGACGTAG
- a CDS encoding DM13 domain-containing protein — MRRFALSSGVVAVSVVFFGAESVMAEPGRSGVFSGVSGHIAAGEVEIAHTETGHELRLGENFSFDGAPDARVGFGRGGKFVAATDFEPLRANAGAQTYQLPPGLDPAAYDEVYIWCRQYAVPLGVAPLN; from the coding sequence ATGCGCCGCTTTGCATTGTCCTCCGGTGTCGTCGCCGTTTCGGTCGTTTTCTTCGGCGCCGAAAGCGTGATGGCGGAGCCCGGCCGCTCAGGCGTCTTTTCAGGTGTTTCCGGTCACATCGCCGCCGGCGAGGTCGAGATCGCGCATACCGAGACGGGGCATGAGCTTCGCCTTGGCGAGAATTTCAGCTTCGACGGTGCGCCGGACGCGCGGGTCGGCTTCGGGCGGGGTGGGAAATTCGTCGCGGCGACGGATTTCGAGCCGCTTCGCGCCAACGCGGGCGCGCAGACATACCAGCTCCCGCCGGGGCTGGACCCCGCCGCGTATGACGAGGTCTATATCTGGTGCCGACAATATGCCGTGCCGCTCGGCGTCGCGCCGTTGAACTGA
- the nrdR gene encoding transcriptional regulator NrdR, producing MRCPFCGDTETQVKDSRPAEDHVTIRRRRLCPACGGRFTTYERVQLRDLTVLKKNGRREDFDRDKLTRSIRIALQKRPIEPERIDQMISGIVRRLESTGESDVRSEAIGEIVMESLARIDTVAYVRFASVYKNFQEADDFEDFVAELRPPVVKES from the coding sequence ATGCGCTGTCCATTCTGCGGCGACACGGAAACTCAGGTCAAGGACAGCCGCCCGGCGGAGGATCATGTCACGATCCGGCGGCGGCGGCTCTGCCCGGCCTGCGGCGGCCGTTTCACCACCTATGAGCGCGTTCAGCTCCGCGATCTCACGGTCCTGAAGAAGAACGGGCGGCGCGAGGATTTCGACCGGGACAAGCTCACCCGCTCTATCCGCATCGCCCTCCAGAAGCGTCCGATCGAGCCGGAGCGCATCGACCAGATGATCTCCGGAATCGTGCGGCGGCTGGAAAGCACGGGCGAGAGCGACGTGCGCTCGGAGGCGATCGGCGAGATCGTGATGGAGAGCCTCGCGCGGATCGACACCGTCGCCTATGTCCGCTTCGCGAGCGTCTACAAGAACTTTCAGGAGGCCGACGATTTCGAGGATTTCGTCGCCGAGTTACGCCCGCCAGTGGTGAAAGAAAGCTGA
- a CDS encoding mandelate racemase/muconate lactonizing enzyme family protein: protein MKITEIDVRVLLAPNMDPTLTSSAQDSLVVLVHTDEGVVGIGESDVNPWMAKAAILAPGTHTMGLCMRDMLIGADPLDIAGLWDRLYKGTAMNGRRGVVVHAMGAIDMALWDLKGKALGKPVHELLGGAVKPTVTPYASLLPKGDSFSSYRDALVESALRAKEIGFRAVKAEVLLNGPYAHEGMSESYDRHTDVVAAVRKAIGPDVTLMVDVGYLWPDAASCIEIVRDWAEFDIFFLETPVWSDDVDELRRVREAAPMKVAAGEWLATRYEFRELMDVGGVQVAQPDVGRVGGLSEARIVCDMAAERGVTIVPHCWKTGVSLSATAHLAFATPHCAFIEYLPPQLCHETLRRELVVEELDLVDGHIPLPVKPGLGFELNEDALRAYAVD from the coding sequence ATGAAGATCACCGAGATAGACGTCCGCGTCCTCCTCGCCCCGAACATGGACCCCACTCTGACCTCTTCGGCGCAGGACAGCCTGGTCGTGCTTGTCCATACGGATGAAGGGGTCGTCGGAATCGGAGAATCCGACGTCAATCCATGGATGGCCAAAGCCGCGATCCTGGCGCCCGGCACCCATACGATGGGCCTCTGCATGCGCGACATGCTGATCGGGGCGGACCCTCTCGATATCGCCGGATTGTGGGATCGCCTCTACAAAGGTACGGCGATGAACGGGCGGCGCGGCGTGGTCGTCCATGCGATGGGCGCAATCGACATGGCGCTCTGGGATCTGAAGGGAAAGGCGCTGGGCAAACCCGTTCACGAGCTTCTCGGCGGGGCGGTGAAGCCCACGGTCACCCCTTACGCCTCGCTATTGCCCAAGGGCGACAGCTTCTCCTCCTATCGCGACGCGCTCGTGGAGTCCGCGCTCCGCGCGAAGGAGATCGGCTTTCGCGCGGTGAAGGCGGAGGTGCTCCTGAATGGCCCCTACGCCCATGAGGGCATGAGCGAAAGCTATGACCGTCATACGGATGTCGTCGCCGCGGTGCGCAAGGCGATCGGCCCGGACGTCACACTCATGGTCGATGTCGGATATCTCTGGCCCGACGCGGCCTCCTGCATCGAGATCGTTCGCGACTGGGCCGAGTTCGACATATTCTTCCTCGAAACGCCGGTCTGGTCCGACGATGTCGATGAATTGCGCAGGGTGCGTGAGGCTGCCCCGATGAAAGTGGCGGCCGGCGAATGGCTTGCGACGCGTTACGAGTTCAGGGAACTGATGGATGTCGGCGGCGTGCAGGTCGCGCAACCCGATGTGGGCCGGGTGGGCGGCCTCTCCGAGGCGCGGATCGTCTGCGACATGGCGGCGGAACGGGGCGTGACGATCGTTCCGCATTGCTGGAAGACCGGCGTTTCGCTCTCCGCGACTGCCCATCTGGCGTTCGCGACGCCGCATTGCGCTTTCATCGAATACCTGCCGCCCCAGCTCTGCCATGAAACCTTGCGCCGCGAACTCGTGGTCGAGGAACTGGACCTTGTCGACGGCCACATCCCGCTTCCGGTCAAGCCCGGACTGGGGTTCGAACTGAACGAGGATGCGCTGCGAGCATACGCCGTCGACTGA